TATTCAGGGCTGTTTTTCGGATCGTGTTCACCGTCGCCGTCTCCTGCCTAGTTTTTTACGGTCTTGAGTGCGTCGAGATATTTTTGCAAAGCATCTGGTGCCATGATGGTTTTCCATGTCGGCGCGGTGGCTTCGACCATCTTTTCGCGTTCACCGGGTTCCAGCTGGGAAATGGTGACGCCAGCCTCTTTCATGCGGGCCATGACCTTGGTGCTCCAGTCGGTCAGCCAGGCACGGTTGGCGGCAATGCCCGCATCCAGTGCCTTGTCAATCTGGGCTTTTTCATCGGCCGATAGGGTTTCATACCAGTCGTTGGCAACAAAAACGGCACGGGTTGAAGGTGAAATATTGGCAGGGGTGAAATGCACCAGAAACGCCGTGTGCCCGGTGCGCAGCGATGAATTTGGCGGGTTAAGGTACCCATCGGCAATGCCGACCTGTATTGCATTGGCAACTTCCGACCAGGCGATAATGGTGCCGCTGGCGCCAAGGGCCTCTTCATATTCAAGCTGTTCCGGGTTAAGCGCACGCAGGCGCAATCCTTTTAAGTCGGCCATCTTGGTAACGGCATGCTGGCTGTTATGAATGCCAATGCCAACGCCAATATAGTTGAATCCCGCAAGGCGAACGCCATTTTCAAGCAGTGGCTTGTTCATTTGTTCAAGCAGGTCGCTTTTAGCAATAACGGCGTCGAATTCGTCGCTGTCTTTAAACAGGAACGGTAACAAAACACCTTTCAAAAGCGGGCTCATACCGACGCCGGTTGAAACGGTTGCAAGGTCAATTTCAATCAGGCCCTGTGCTGTGGTATCAAACCGTTCCTTTTCGCTGCCCAGCGTATCGGACGGGAACACAACCGCCTTGAAATCGGTGCCTTCAAGCGCATCGGCAAAGCCGTGAACAAAGGCGGCTTCGGCATTGGTGACCGGGTCATCGGTGCCGTTCATGGCGATTTTGACCTCGGTGGCAAAGGCCGGCGTGATAACGGATGTGGATAACAGAATGGCAAGGGAGGCAAGTTTTCTGCCCGACTTCGATAGCGTCATGTTACGTGAACTCCTCTGTGGTGCCCTTTTTGTTTGTTATCAGCTAAGCCCCAGGGCGTGCGGCAAAGCCAGTGAGATGGCCGGGAAGAATGTCAGCACAATGAGAAGTGCGACCTCGGCAAAGAAGAACGGCAGTGTTGCCCGGATCAGGCGCCAGTAATTGATGTTACAGGTCGTTGCCAGGATCAGCAGGACACCACCAATCGGGGGTGATAAAAGCCCGGTTGAAATGTTGAAGCAGATGACGATGCCCAGATGAACGGGATCAATCCCCATTGCCAGCGCCACGGGCACAAAGATGGGTGCAAACAGGGCAACGGCGGCCTTAACATCCATGGCCATACCCGCGATCAAAAATACGACATTGACCAGCATCAGATATTGTAAGGGGCCAAGGCCCAAGGCCGTGATTTGTGCGGCAATTGCCTGGGGCAGGCGGTCAAGTGCGGCGATGTAGGAAAACGTTGAAATCGCACATAAAATAATGAAAAGCGCACCTAACATTACTGCCGTGCGGATCGCGCTTTGGCGAATGGCTTCGCGGTCCAGTTCGCGATAGGCCAGGCCGATAACCAGTGCGGCAGCAACGGCAACGGCCGCAGCTTCTGCCGGGGTCATTACGCCAAACAGGGTGCCGCCCAGAATAATGACCGGCAGGGTCATGGCAGGCAGGGCGCGCATGAATGATTTGCCAATGGGCGGGATATCAGCCTGGCTTCCCGCGCCGCCGGGATGATCGTCGCGCCAAGCATAAAAGGCATTCATCACCATCAGCATGGCGGCCAGCAAAAGACCAGGGACAACACCGGCTGCAAACAGCGCTGCAACCGATGTATTCATCAGTGCGCCATAAAAAATAAGGATGCTTGAGGGTGGGATGATCGGCCCGATAATTGATGATGCGCCGGTAATGGCAACGGCATAATCAAGCGAATAGCCGCGCCTTTGCATTTCCGGCACCAGCGAATTGCCAAGGGCTGCCGCATCGGAAACGGCCGATCCTGACACCCCGGCAAAGAATACACTGGTCAGAATATTGACATGTCCCAGCCCGCCGCGCAGGCGCCCTAACAGCGACATGGAAAAATCGATCAATGCCGATGCAATGCCACCTCGGTTCATCAAATCGCCAGCAAAAATGAATAACGGCATCGCCAGAAAGGCAAATACGTCAAGCTGGCTGAACAGACGTTGCGGCAGGGCCGCCATGAAGTTTGCCTGGTCGCCCAGAATGAAAGTCAAGATGGAAGCGGCACCGATGACATACGCAATCGCCGCGCCAGATAAAAGCCCCGCTCCGATCAGGATAAACAGAAATACCGCCTGCATCCTAATTCCCCTGTGTGTTTTTTATTATCAGCAAGAGTGAGCCGATTGCACAGGCAGGGAAATAGAAAACTTTTATTTCATCCATAGTAATATGCTATGGATGAAAGGAAGACATAATAGCGGTGAGGGGCTTCATGCGTGGAATAACGCTTCAGCGATTGCAGGTGTTTTGCGAGGTTTACGAGCGGAATTCGATTAGTGCCGCAGCCCGTGCGCTTGGCCTATCCCAGCCAACGGTCAGCAAGCATTTGCGCGACTTTGAAGCCGCATCCGGCCTGACATTATTTGTCCTTGAACGGGGCCGTATCCTGCAAACAGCAGATGCCGATGCGATTTATAGCGAAAGCCGGTTTCTGCAGGATGGTATCGGCCAGCTTGAAGGGCGGATTGACGCCCTTAAAAAAGGTGTGGGTGGCAAGCTATCGGTCATGTCGATTGGCCTGTTGATGAACCATTTTGTGCCGCAGGCCTGTGCCAGCCTGATGCAGAAAATGCCGCAACTGCGTCTGATCGTGGATATCAGCAAGTCAGCCCATCAGTTGGAATTGCTTCATGCAGGGTTGATTGATCTGGGGATTATGGCGGGTCGTGTCCCTGTTCGGGACGAGGAATTTACGCTGCTGGGGCGTGGAAAATTAATGGCGGTGGTGCCGCGTGATAACCCGCTTGCGCAAAAGCGGCAGGTGACGCTTGAACAGGTTTTTGTTTATCCAATGGTCGATACCACGGCACGCGGTCCGATTGGCAACGTGCTGGAAGAAGCCCTTCGCCTGCGGGGGCTTAGCATGGCAGGGGCGGTAACCTGCAATTCGCTGGAGGCTGTGCCCCCCATGGCACAGACCTTGAAACGTTGTGCCATTGTTGATGAATTTACCGCCCGGTCCCTACAGCAAACCGGCATTGTTTGCATCGACCTTGCTGCTGATATCCGGTTTGATATCTGGGCGGTAAGTTTGCCATCAACGGGGAACCGCAATGCCATTCGCCTGTTTTCCGATGCATTGCGCAAGTTGCTGGCAGAAAGATAAAACATCTATCAAACATAAACCCCTGCCGGGTCATCCAGCAGGGGTTTGGTATTGAGGGCAGAAACAATCTGATGATCAGAATGCCAGCCTTGGTAAAAACAGGACAAGATCCGGCAGCATCAGCAGGGCAAAGACAAGGGCGAGGATGGCTGCAAGGAAAGGCAGGCTTTCCTTGACGTAATGTTCGACCCGCACATTCATGATGGCGCAAACCGTATACATGGCAACGCCAACAGGCGGGGTCATGGAACCCAGGGTGACAAGGGTCATCATCAGGATACCGAAATGGACCGGGTCAACACCAAGCTGTTTGATAATGGGCACGAAAATCGGGGTTAGCAGCAAAACCAGCACCGTGCTTTCCACAAACAGGCCAGCCACAAACAGAATAACCAGAATGGTGGCAACAATTGCTGTCGGGTTGCTAAGCCCGGCCAGAAGCGCACCCGAAACCGATTGCGGAATTTGCAGGAAGGTAATGGCAAAGCCCACCATGCCCGACATCAGAATGATCAGCATGATCATGCCAAGATCGGAAATGGCATCGGCCAATGCACGTTTGATATCGGCAAAATCCAGTTCGCGGTGGCTGAACATCCCGACCAGAACCGCATAAACGACGGCGAAGGAGCCTACCTCGGACGGGGTGAAAAGGCCCCCGCGGATGGTGATGATCAGCAGAACCGGAAACAGCAGCGCCCATTTTGCATCCCAGAAGGCAACGGCAAGTTCGCGAAAGGTAGGTTTGCGGGCATCCTTGGCAACGTAATTGCGTTTTTTGGCAATGATATAGGCCGTGACCATCAGCACGATCATCATCAAGACGCCGGGAATAATACCCGCCAGAAACAGCCGCCCGATCGACACATTGCCAACATAGCCATACAGGATCAGCCCGATTGAGGGCGGGATGGTCGCCGTGATCAGCGAGCTAAGCGCGATGACGGCTGCCGAGAACCCCTTGGAATAGCCATTTTCGATCATTTTCGGGCCGATAACGCGGGCTTCCATCGCTGCATCGGCAACGGCAGAGCCGGAAATGCCACCCATCAGGGTTGAAAGAATGATCGAAACCTGTGCAAGGCCCCCCGCCATCCAGGATACGGCAATGTTGGAAAAGCGAAACAGCCGGTCGGTAATGCCGCTTTCATTCATTAAATGCCCGGCCAGTACAAAAAACGGCACGGCGAGCAGCGGAAAGCTTTGCGAAACCGCAGCAATTTTTTGCACGCCAATCGACAGCGGCATGATGTCGGATGTGGCGAAAAATGCAAAACCTGACAGGCCAATGGCAAAGGCCACCGGGGCACCAATGATCAGGAAAAACAGAAAGATGGAACCGATCAGAAGCATGGTCAGATTTCCTGGGTCGTCGTTGGGGGAGTATTGACAGGCGGGATGGCATCAACGCCTTCTTCGGGCAGGGAATAGACCAGCACCTGTTCGGCCCGTCTGTTGCGCCAGGCTTCGATGATATTGGAAAGAATGGTGCCACCCAAAATGACCGACCCAACCGGCACGGCAATGGTGACAAAGGCATAGGAAATGCCGGAATCCCCAAACTGGCGCTGCTTGTTTAGGATCGTCAGGTCATATCCCTCGACCGCCAGAACAGCGAGCATGGCGACAAAAACCAGGCTGACCCCCGTTTCAATCACCAGCCGGTAGCGGTGTGGTGCCAGGCGCACAAACAGGTCAACACCAAGATGGCCGCGCTGGCGCATGGCACGAATGGCCCCGAAAAAGCACAGCCAGATAAACAGCAACTGCGCCATATCGACCGACCACATCAGCGGATGGCCAAAAGTACGCAGGATGGAGGCGACAAAAACCAGCAGGACGATGGCGATGAAGATTGCGGAAACCAGCGCAAACTCGGCCTGGGCCAGACGTTTTTTCATGCCCGGTTTTCCTCCCTTTGTTGGGGCGCTTTGCGGCGCCGGGTCACGGTAACGGGTGATGGTGATGGGAAACTGGAAAATATTATCTCTGTTCATCAGGCGGGCATATGCGCCCGGTTGCGAACCAAAATGACATAACAGGATGGGGCAGTTTGGCAGGCTTGTGAAAGGGTGCCAATGGCACGATCAATGGGGCCGCCTGACGGGTCGTGTTTTTGTTATGGGGCAGGGGTTCTAACCTGCCGGGATATATAAGCCGGAACAGATAGGTGAAACGGACGAAGAACCGGTCGTCTGGTTCCTCGTCCGCCACGGGATAACGGGCTTATTTGTTCAGAAGTTCGTCAACCTGCTTGTGCAGGTCGCCATAACCCAGCTTGTCATAAACAACCTTGGTGGCTTCCTTGAACGGGGTGGTGTCGATATCGGTTACTTCAACGCCACCGTCTTTCAGTTTCTGTTCAATCGATGCGAGGGCATCGCGGGTGCCATAGGATGCAATGTCACCTGCTTTAAGCGATTCTTCGCGCAGGATTTTCTGCAAATCTTCCGGCAGGCTGTCAAACCAGGCGGCACTGGTGACCAGGCCGGTAATCAGGTTGATATGGCCGGTTTTGGTGATGTGGGTGATGACTTCCTGAAGGTTCGCACCAACAACGGCGGGAAGCTGTGCCTCGGTGCCATCAATGGTGCCAAGCTGCAGGGCGCTGTAAACATCGGAAAACGGCATCGGGGTTGGCGTGCCGCCCATGGCCTTGACGGTTTCGGTCCAGACAGGTGCTCCCGGGGTCCGCAGGACCAGACCATTGAGGTCAGCCGGTTTCGTGATCGGTTTTTTCGTCAGAAGGTGACGTTCACCCTGCCACCAGTTAAACGACAGAACCTGATGGCCAGATGCCTTGCGCAGTTTTTGAACCCAGGTTTCAAACAGGTCGGATGTCACGACCTTGCGAATGCCATCATAACCCTGTGCCAGATACGGGGCGCCAAGAATGCCGAATTCTTTTTCAAAAACGGCAAGGCGACCGCCATCAACGATGACTGCAACCGGTGCGCCAGCGCGCGCCTGTTCCAGAACATCTTCATCCGGGCCAAGCTGGGAATTGGGAAACAGGGTAACCTTGATTTGCCCTTTGGTGCGTTCATCAACGTTTTTAACAAAGGCTTCGAGGCCCTTGTAAAGCGGGTCGCTGGTGGCAAGGGCAGTATTGACGCTAAGGGTGTAGTCAGCGGCATGGGCCGCAAAAGCCATGGTCATGCCTGCAACGCCAGATGCGACGATGGTGGCCAAACGTGAAATCTTCATTCTTTCCTCCCTGAAGATGCTGGCTATGGTCGCCAGCCTTATTTTGGTGAAATAGCATACTAATATATTAGTGTCAATTCGCAGCAATGGAAAACCGGATTTGGCGATGTGCAATCCTATTGCTGCGGGCGGGGTGATGTTGGTGGGGGTGTTTTTCGGCGTCGTTTATTGTGGCCGGTTAGCAATGTGTGACGGTCGCCTGGTGGGCGGAATTATGACGTTGTGCGCGGCTGCGGTGGCAGAATCGCGATACCTGCCATCAGCGTTCGGCAGGCAGATGTGCATCATTTTGCTGATTAAATTTGGTGCCCAGAACGGCTGACACTGGAAAGTTTTTGCTGACGAATGGTGTTTGCGTTGGTGCCGGTGCCAAGCGCTATTCTTGGGCCGGTTGCGGGGCGCGTGAGTCTATTGCCAATCCTGGGGCCTTAAACCGGCTGAAGTGGGGGCGGTTTGGTGTGGCTTTGCTTAGGCGCCAAACATCTCCCGATTGTTCTGGATGATGGTATCAAGTTCCATCAGCGAACCGGAAAGATGGTCGCGGACGTGGGATTCGGCGGTTTGCAGGTCCGATGCACGAATGGCATCGA
This genomic window from Thalassospira marina contains:
- a CDS encoding TRAP transporter large permease, yielding MQAVFLFILIGAGLLSGAAIAYVIGAASILTFILGDQANFMAALPQRLFSQLDVFAFLAMPLFIFAGDLMNRGGIASALIDFSMSLLGRLRGGLGHVNILTSVFFAGVSGSAVSDAAALGNSLVPEMQRRGYSLDYAVAITGASSIIGPIIPPSSILIFYGALMNTSVAALFAAGVVPGLLLAAMLMVMNAFYAWRDDHPGGAGSQADIPPIGKSFMRALPAMTLPVIILGGTLFGVMTPAEAAAVAVAAALVIGLAYRELDREAIRQSAIRTAVMLGALFIILCAISTFSYIAALDRLPQAIAAQITALGLGPLQYLMLVNVVFLIAGMAMDVKAAVALFAPIFVPVALAMGIDPVHLGIVICFNISTGLLSPPIGGVLLILATTCNINYWRLIRATLPFFFAEVALLIVLTFFPAISLALPHALGLS
- a CDS encoding LysR family transcriptional regulator, producing the protein MRGITLQRLQVFCEVYERNSISAAARALGLSQPTVSKHLRDFEAASGLTLFVLERGRILQTADADAIYSESRFLQDGIGQLEGRIDALKKGVGGKLSVMSIGLLMNHFVPQACASLMQKMPQLRLIVDISKSAHQLELLHAGLIDLGIMAGRVPVRDEEFTLLGRGKLMAVVPRDNPLAQKRQVTLEQVFVYPMVDTTARGPIGNVLEEALRLRGLSMAGAVTCNSLEAVPPMAQTLKRCAIVDEFTARSLQQTGIVCIDLAADIRFDIWAVSLPSTGNRNAIRLFSDALRKLLAER
- a CDS encoding C4-dicarboxylate TRAP transporter substrate-binding protein produces the protein MKISRLATIVASGVAGMTMAFAAHAADYTLSVNTALATSDPLYKGLEAFVKNVDERTKGQIKVTLFPNSQLGPDEDVLEQARAGAPVAVIVDGGRLAVFEKEFGILGAPYLAQGYDGIRKVVTSDLFETWVQKLRKASGHQVLSFNWWQGERHLLTKKPITKPADLNGLVLRTPGAPVWTETVKAMGGTPTPMPFSDVYSALQLGTIDGTEAQLPAVVGANLQEVITHITKTGHINLITGLVTSAAWFDSLPEDLQKILREESLKAGDIASYGTRDALASIEQKLKDGGVEVTDIDTTPFKEATKVVYDKLGYGDLHKQVDELLNK
- a CDS encoding TRAP transporter large permease encodes the protein MLLIGSIFLFFLIIGAPVAFAIGLSGFAFFATSDIMPLSIGVQKIAAVSQSFPLLAVPFFVLAGHLMNESGITDRLFRFSNIAVSWMAGGLAQVSIILSTLMGGISGSAVADAAMEARVIGPKMIENGYSKGFSAAVIALSSLITATIPPSIGLILYGYVGNVSIGRLFLAGIIPGVLMMIVLMVTAYIIAKKRNYVAKDARKPTFRELAVAFWDAKWALLFPVLLIITIRGGLFTPSEVGSFAVVYAVLVGMFSHRELDFADIKRALADAISDLGMIMLIILMSGMVGFAITFLQIPQSVSGALLAGLSNPTAIVATILVILFVAGLFVESTVLVLLLTPIFVPIIKQLGVDPVHFGILMMTLVTLGSMTPPVGVAMYTVCAIMNVRVEHYVKESLPFLAAILALVFALLMLPDLVLFLPRLAF
- a CDS encoding TRAP transporter substrate-binding protein, with protein sequence MTLSKSGRKLASLAILLSTSVITPAFATEVKIAMNGTDDPVTNAEAAFVHGFADALEGTDFKAVVFPSDTLGSEKERFDTTAQGLIEIDLATVSTGVGMSPLLKGVLLPFLFKDSDEFDAVIAKSDLLEQMNKPLLENGVRLAGFNYIGVGIGIHNSQHAVTKMADLKGLRLRALNPEQLEYEEALGASGTIIAWSEVANAIQVGIADGYLNPPNSSLRTGHTAFLVHFTPANISPSTRAVFVANDWYETLSADEKAQIDKALDAGIAANRAWLTDWSTKVMARMKEAGVTISQLEPGEREKMVEATAPTWKTIMAPDALQKYLDALKTVKN
- a CDS encoding TRAP transporter small permease; this encodes MKKRLAQAEFALVSAIFIAIVLLVFVASILRTFGHPLMWSVDMAQLLFIWLCFFGAIRAMRQRGHLGVDLFVRLAPHRYRLVIETGVSLVFVAMLAVLAVEGYDLTILNKQRQFGDSGISYAFVTIAVPVGSVILGGTILSNIIEAWRNRRAEQVLVYSLPEEGVDAIPPVNTPPTTTQEI